In one window of Streptomyces roseofulvus DNA:
- a CDS encoding GNAT family N-acetyltransferase gives MTTPVHVQTVEGLGTVSVRPIAPDADAALIHAWVNEERARFWGMNGTTVEQVRDVYAHLDSLTTHHGFLVEIDGEPVSLFQTYEPAADRVSECYEVEEGDIGCHLFIAPTATPSPGFTAGLLSALIAFCHRDHLRIVVEPDAANEKAIARLARAGFELGPEVVLPEVDLPEVFIPEKRARLAFLRRAV, from the coding sequence ATGACCACCCCCGTACACGTCCAGACCGTCGAGGGCCTCGGCACCGTCAGCGTCCGGCCCATCGCCCCGGACGCGGACGCCGCCCTGATCCACGCCTGGGTCAACGAGGAGCGGGCCCGCTTCTGGGGCATGAACGGCACCACCGTCGAGCAGGTCAGGGACGTCTACGCGCACCTGGACTCGCTCACCACCCACCACGGCTTCCTGGTGGAGATCGACGGCGAGCCGGTCTCGCTCTTCCAGACGTACGAGCCCGCGGCGGACCGGGTGAGCGAGTGCTACGAGGTCGAGGAGGGCGACATCGGCTGCCACCTCTTCATCGCCCCGACCGCCACCCCCTCCCCCGGCTTCACCGCCGGGCTGCTCTCCGCGCTGATCGCCTTCTGCCACCGCGACCACCTGCGGATCGTGGTGGAGCCGGACGCGGCGAACGAGAAGGCGATCGCCCGCCTGGCGCGGGCGGGCTTCGAGCTCGGGCCGGAGGTCGTCCTGCCGGAGGTGGACCTGCCGGAGGTCTTCATCCCGGAGAAGAGGGCCCGGCTGGCCTTCCTCCGCCGGGCGGTCTGA
- a CDS encoding penicillin acylase family protein has product MSIEVYRDAYGVPHLRAADPAELAFAQGRVTAHDRAWQLEVERHRAQGTTAAFLGAAEAGWDVFVRRARLADTARRCLARLAETDPETAEWVRAYADGVNDGLAEGARRAPEFAATGLVPGRWEAWTPLAVWLSTHILFAGFPTKLWREQVATGLGEEWTELFAADGPATTGSNGWLVAGERTASGAALVAGDPHRFIEAPGVYQQIRLACPAYDVVGLAVPGVPGLAHFGHTGPVAWAITNAMADYQDLYRERLRRTADGGVEAYGPEGWRPAAVHTETVEVSGGEPVLVEVVETGRGPVITGDAPDGPGAEWEGLSLRYVPRVTGRLGFEVLPRLLAARTVGEVDTALDGWVEPVNVVLAADTAGGLLHRVAGHVPVRDRSNSLRPVPAWEPAHAWGPEPAPLPRAEVTDGHAVMANARGIAAPLGVEFAPPHRADRIAELLGASDAWTAEATAAVHRDTDNRAAARLLAAVEAAGGDAAGAGDGSGGLSPAAAGVRKRLLGWDRRMAADSTDAGLFAAVRGAVVRRLAAHEVFAGLREPAPYPELFRPWLYLGPRVGLALETLLVSGPVPAGDVARIVREALEEVGAGEPPAAWGTTHRLAPWQALPDPDDERWPGLAGDHDCVLSTSSAPGYTDRSARASAARYVWDLADRERSGWIVPFGASGVAGDPHHEDQLPLWLRGELAPVTTDWNRLTKEQG; this is encoded by the coding sequence GTGAGCATCGAGGTCTACCGGGACGCGTACGGCGTCCCCCATCTGCGCGCCGCGGACCCCGCGGAACTCGCCTTCGCGCAGGGCCGGGTCACCGCCCACGACCGCGCCTGGCAGCTGGAGGTCGAGCGGCACCGCGCCCAGGGCACCACGGCCGCCTTCCTGGGCGCGGCCGAGGCCGGCTGGGACGTCTTCGTGCGGCGCGCCCGCCTCGCCGACACCGCGCGCCGCTGCCTGGCCCGGCTGGCGGAGACCGACCCGGAGACCGCGGAGTGGGTGCGGGCCTACGCGGACGGCGTCAACGACGGGCTCGCCGAAGGGGCCCGCCGCGCCCCCGAGTTCGCCGCGACCGGCCTGGTCCCCGGGCGCTGGGAGGCGTGGACGCCGCTGGCCGTCTGGCTCTCCACCCACATCCTCTTCGCCGGCTTCCCGACCAAGCTGTGGCGCGAGCAGGTGGCGACCGGCCTGGGCGAGGAGTGGACCGAGCTGTTCGCCGCCGACGGGCCGGCCACGACCGGCTCCAACGGCTGGCTGGTGGCCGGCGAACGGACCGCGAGCGGGGCGGCCCTGGTGGCCGGTGACCCGCACCGCTTCATCGAGGCGCCGGGCGTCTACCAGCAGATCCGGCTCGCCTGCCCCGCGTACGACGTCGTCGGGCTCGCCGTGCCGGGCGTGCCCGGGCTCGCCCACTTCGGCCACACCGGGCCGGTCGCCTGGGCGATCACCAACGCGATGGCCGACTACCAGGACCTCTACCGGGAGCGGCTGCGGCGCACCGCCGACGGCGGGGTGGAGGCGTACGGCCCCGAGGGCTGGCGGCCGGCCGCCGTCCACACCGAGACGGTCGAGGTCTCCGGCGGCGAGCCGGTCCTCGTCGAGGTGGTCGAGACCGGGCGTGGCCCGGTGATCACCGGTGACGCGCCGGACGGGCCCGGCGCCGAGTGGGAGGGGCTGAGCCTGCGGTACGTGCCCCGGGTCACCGGCCGGCTGGGCTTTGAGGTGCTGCCGCGGCTGCTCGCCGCCCGGACCGTCGGCGAGGTGGACACCGCGCTCGACGGCTGGGTGGAGCCGGTGAACGTGGTGCTCGCGGCCGACACGGCGGGCGGGCTGCTGCACCGGGTCGCCGGGCACGTCCCGGTCCGCGACCGCTCCAACTCCCTGCGGCCGGTGCCCGCCTGGGAGCCGGCGCACGCCTGGGGGCCGGAGCCCGCGCCGCTGCCGCGCGCCGAGGTGACGGACGGCCACGCGGTGATGGCCAACGCCCGGGGGATCGCCGCGCCGCTCGGCGTCGAGTTCGCGCCGCCGCACCGGGCCGACCGGATCGCCGAGCTCCTCGGCGCCTCCGACGCCTGGACCGCCGAGGCCACCGCCGCCGTCCACCGCGACACCGACAACCGCGCGGCGGCCCGGCTGCTCGCCGCGGTCGAGGCCGCGGGCGGGGACGCGGCCGGCGCCGGAGACGGCTCCGGCGGCCTCTCCCCCGCCGCCGCGGGCGTCCGGAAGCGGCTCCTCGGCTGGGACCGGCGGATGGCCGCCGACAGCACCGACGCCGGGCTCTTCGCGGCCGTGCGGGGCGCGGTGGTGCGCCGGCTGGCCGCGCACGAGGTCTTCGCGGGACTGCGCGAACCGGCCCCGTACCCGGAGCTGTTCCGGCCCTGGCTGTACCTCGGCCCGCGGGTCGGGCTCGCCCTGGAGACGCTGCTGGTCTCCGGGCCGGTGCCGGCCGGGGACGTCGCCCGGATCGTCCGCGAGGCGCTGGAGGAGGTCGGCGCGGGCGAGCCGCCCGCCGCCTGGGGCACCACCCACCGGCTGGCGCCCTGGCAGGCGCTGCCCGACCCGGACGACGAGCGGTGGCCCGGGCTGGCCGGCGACCACGACTGCGTGCTCTCGACCTCCAGCGCCCCCGGCTACACCGACCGCAGCGCCCGCGCCTCGGCCGCCCGGTACGTGTGGGACCTCGCCGACCGCGAGCGCAGCGGCTGGATCGTGCCGTTCGGCGCCTCCGGGGTGGCCGGGGACCCGCACCACGAAGACCAACTCCCCCTGTGGCTGCGGGGCGAGCTCGCCCCCGTCACCACCGACTGGAACCGCCTCACCAAGGAGCAGGGATGA
- a CDS encoding siderophore-interacting protein: MGHGWQGAVLKLMGAKDFTFTVTGAEQVTEDYRRVHFTDGGLLAAAGVHPTMWVRIWFENAGKPHQRGYTLVDPDPEAGTFSLEFALHDGPASHWARGCAPGDTVEATLQGTGFETPEPRPERLLVIGDPASLPAVNSLLDAHPDIPATIWFETQHASDEELPFRVDPDRHELRRVPRQRAGAALVERVRAELPALAGPEAYVWIACDTATTRALAGYARKELALPRDRVHALGYWRAS; this comes from the coding sequence GTGGGGCACGGGTGGCAGGGCGCGGTCCTGAAGCTGATGGGCGCCAAGGACTTCACGTTCACCGTCACGGGGGCCGAGCAGGTCACCGAGGACTACCGGAGGGTCCACTTCACCGACGGCGGGCTGCTCGCCGCCGCCGGGGTCCACCCGACGATGTGGGTGCGGATCTGGTTCGAGAACGCCGGCAAGCCGCACCAGCGCGGCTACACCCTGGTCGACCCCGACCCGGAGGCCGGCACCTTCAGCCTGGAGTTCGCCCTCCACGACGGTCCCGCCAGCCACTGGGCGCGCGGCTGCGCCCCCGGCGACACCGTGGAGGCCACCCTCCAGGGCACCGGCTTCGAGACCCCCGAGCCCCGGCCCGAGCGGCTCCTCGTGATCGGCGACCCGGCCTCGCTGCCGGCCGTGAACTCGCTGCTCGACGCGCACCCGGACATCCCGGCCACCATCTGGTTCGAGACCCAGCACGCCTCCGACGAGGAGCTGCCCTTCCGCGTCGACCCGGACCGCCACGAACTGCGCCGGGTGCCCCGGCAGCGGGCCGGCGCCGCCCTCGTCGAGCGGGTCAGGGCCGAACTGCCCGCGCTGGCCGGGCCGGAGGCGTACGTCTGGATCGCCTGCGACACCGCGACCACCCGCGCGCTCGCCGGGTACGCCCGCAAGGAGCTGGCGCTGCCCAGGGACCGGGTGCACGCGCTGGGCTACTGGCGGGCGAGCTGA
- a CDS encoding SCO1860 family LAETG-anchored protein, whose protein sequence is MNSNTFRTPVRRAAGAATVVALAVGPVLLAAPAQATDGERREGKAGAVVLRTGLDVGLLGEAVKIPVRASLNEVQAPESENKTALSVKVQGAEGGQPIDILTADVATSTATVDERKAEGYVNLAKARVHVPGLPSLAIVEVEKVTSKAVCEAGKKPVAESNVLGHVQALGKKVTLTAGGRTELVVPAVGRITLDLSRTSTTTRTAAATALELDVEVNPLNLGVAKVKGTVTLAEATCETPDGPAPTERPTERPTQEPTEQPSERPTEKPTEKPSEQPSPQPSESKDGGITTNNGGSTPTQNLAETGGSSATPYIAGGALALVLAGGTALALTRSRARARG, encoded by the coding sequence TTGAACAGCAACACCTTCCGCACGCCCGTCCGCCGTGCCGCCGGCGCCGCGACCGTCGTCGCCCTCGCCGTCGGCCCCGTGCTCCTCGCCGCCCCGGCGCAGGCCACGGACGGCGAGCGCCGCGAGGGCAAGGCCGGCGCCGTCGTGCTCCGCACCGGACTCGACGTCGGCCTCCTCGGCGAGGCCGTGAAGATCCCGGTCCGCGCCTCCCTCAACGAGGTCCAGGCGCCGGAGAGCGAGAACAAGACCGCGTTGAGCGTGAAGGTGCAGGGCGCGGAGGGCGGACAGCCGATCGACATCCTCACCGCCGACGTCGCCACCTCGACCGCCACCGTCGACGAGCGCAAGGCCGAGGGGTACGTCAACCTCGCCAAGGCCCGCGTCCACGTCCCCGGCCTGCCGTCGCTCGCCATCGTCGAGGTCGAGAAGGTCACCTCCAAGGCGGTCTGCGAGGCCGGGAAGAAGCCGGTCGCCGAGTCCAACGTCCTCGGCCACGTCCAGGCCCTCGGCAAGAAGGTCACCCTCACCGCCGGCGGCCGCACCGAGCTCGTCGTGCCCGCCGTCGGCCGGATCACCCTGGACCTCTCCCGCACCAGCACCACCACCCGCACCGCGGCCGCCACCGCGCTGGAGCTCGACGTCGAGGTCAACCCGCTCAACCTGGGCGTCGCCAAGGTCAAGGGCACGGTGACCCTCGCCGAGGCCACCTGCGAGACCCCCGACGGACCCGCCCCGACCGAGCGGCCCACGGAGCGGCCGACCCAGGAGCCCACCGAGCAGCCGAGCGAGCGGCCCACCGAGAAGCCGACCGAGAAGCCGAGCGAGCAGCCCTCGCCGCAGCCCTCCGAGTCGAAGGACGGCGGCATCACCACCAACAACGGCGGCTCCACGCCGACCCAGAACCTCGCCGAGACCGGCGGCAGCTCCGCCACCCCGTACATCGCGGGCGGCGCCCTCGCACTCGTCCTCGCCGGCGGCACCGCCCTCGCCCTGACCCGCTCCCGCGCCCGCGCCCGGGGCTGA